A region of Argentina anserina chromosome 5, drPotAnse1.1, whole genome shotgun sequence DNA encodes the following proteins:
- the LOC126793629 gene encoding mediator of RNA polymerase II transcription subunit 18: MECVVQGIIETQHVEALEILLQGLCGVRREPLKVHEICLKSGPNLGAVPSEVRLICNLELTEPTWTVRFVGGAMRGAGAEQLSVLVRTVIESKASKNVLRLFYALGYKLDHELLRVGFAFHFQRGTQMTVTVSSVNKMPQLHNTDEAVPVTPGIQLVEVTAPASSETYTEVASAVSSFCEYLAPLLHLSKPGISTGVVPTAAAAAASLMSDGGGTMMT, from the exons ATGGAGTGCGTGGTCCAAGGAATTATAGAAACACAG CATGTGGAAGCCCTTGAGATTCTTCTTCAGGGTCTTTGTGGTGTTCGTAGAGAACCTTTGAAGGTCCATGAGATATGCCTTAAAAGTGGCCCAAACTTAG GAGCTGTACCTTCTGAAGTCCGACTTATTTGCAATCTTGAACTAACTGAACCTACATG GACTGTGAGATTCGTGGGGGGTGCAATGAGAGGTGCAGGTGCCGAGCAACTTTCAGTTCTAGTAAGAACTGTGATTGAAAGCAAAGCAAGCAAAAATGTGCTTCGCTTATTTTATGCCCTCGGCTACAAGTTGGATCATGAGTTACTGAGAGTCGGGTTTGCCTTCCATTTCCAGAGAGGCACACAGATGACTGTCACTGTGTCATCAGTTAATAAGATGCCACAATTACACAATACAGATGAAGCTGTCCCTGTAACTCCTGGGATACAATTGGTTGAAGTGACAGCCCCTGCGTCGTCTGAAACTTATACTGAAGTTGCGTCAGCAGTGTCATCCTTTTGCGAATATCTTGCACC GCTCCTGCATTTGTCTAAACCGGGCATTTCAACTGGGGTTGTTCCTACTGCTGCTGCCGCTGCTGCATCTCTCATGTCCGATGGTGGGGGTACAATGATGACTTAA
- the LOC126793628 gene encoding transcription factor MYB93, with the protein MGKPPCTDESGLKKGPWTPEEDQKLVQYIQQHGHGSWRALPKLAGLNRCGKSCRLRWTNYLRPDIKRGNFSEEEERTILHLHSLLGNKWSAIATHLDGRTDNEIKNFWNTHLKKKLIQMGIDPMTHQPRTDLFSNLQDLLPLYQPLDQHAATSLHDASEVVAQLNKLQYLHQQYVLQSHLLNTNAGSYAPPLMRENLSVLNPSQVVLENHSSFSQPHHYGSLVPYHDNPQVPFSTFAVPEIDEMVHGINYTQMVSSLSQAEKNPPETFEYSPSILPYSSNIPTPLADTVINNPGDASCSTSSHGGIRSSSASSSYWPELFPDETKTNYD; encoded by the exons ATGGGAAAACCTCCTTGTACTGATGAATCCGGACTCAAGAAAGGACCCTGGACTCCCGAAGAGGATCAAAAGCTTGTGCAGTACATACAACAACACGGCCATGGAAGCTGGCGAGCTCTCCCCAAGCTTGCAG GCCTCAACAGATGTGGAAAGAGCTGTAGGTTAAGATGGACAAACTACTTGAGACCTGATATCAAAAGAGGCAATTTTTCTGAAGAGGAGGAGCGAACCATTCTACACCTACATTCTCTCCTTGGAAACAA ATGGTCAGCAATTGCAACACATTTAGATGGACGAACCGACAATGAGATCAAGAATTTCTGGAACACTCATCTGAAGAAAAAACTTATCCAGATGGGGATTGATCCAATGACTCATCAACCCAGAACTGACCTCTTCTCCAACCTCCAGGACCTTTTACCACTGTATCAGCCATTGGACCAACATGCTGCTACATCATTACATGATGCTTCAGAGGTTGTAGCTCAGTTGAATAAGCTTCAATACCTGCACCAGCAATATGTGCTCCAATCACATTTGTTAAACACAAATGCTGGTAGTTATGCTCCTCCTCTTATGAGAGAAAACCTCTCAGTTCTAAATCCATCCCAGGTAGTACTTGAAAATCATAGTTCATTTTCTCAACCACACCATTATGGAAGCTTAGTACCCTATCATGACAACCCACAAGTCCCTTTCAGTACTTTTGCAGTACCTGAAATTGATGAAATGGTTCATGGCATCAACTATACCCAAATGGTCAGTAGTCTAAGCCAAGCAGAGAAGAATCCACCTGAAACTTTTGAATATTCTCCATCGATTCTTCCGTACTCTTCTAATATTCCTACACCTTTGGCTGATACTGTAATTAACAATCCTGGAGATGCCAGCTGCAGCACTTCAAGTCATGGAGGCATAAGAAGTAGTAGTGCTTCTTCTTCGTACTGGCCGGAGCTTTTCCCTGACGAAACCAAAACCAATTATGATTGA